The Pseudomonas sp. S06B 330 genome contains the following window.
GGTATGTGGCGTGCCCTGGTTGCCGGCAAAGTGTGGAAGGGCGAAATCTGTAACCGGGCCAAGGACGGTTCGTTGTATTGGGTCGACAGCACCATGGTGCCGCTGATCGATCCGGCCAGTGGTCGGGTGCGCAAGTATGTGTCGATCCGCTTCGACGTGACTGAGAAACGTCAACTGCTGCATACCCTGCAATGGCGAGTGGGGCATGACGTACTGACCGGCTTGCCCAATCGTGCCTACCTTTCCGATTTACTCAATCAGGCATTGGAGTTTTCCCGGCGCGAAGACATCGCCCTGGCGGTGTGCATGCTCGACCTCGATGGTTTCAAGGCCGTCAACGACGGCTACGGCCATGCTAGCGGCGACCTACTGCTGGTGGAGGTGGCCAATCGCTTGAAGGGTATTTTGCGCGTCGGCGACGCGGTGGCGCGGCTCTCGGGCGACGAATTTGTGTTGATCTTGCGCCATGTGCAGCAACCCAAGGAGTTGCAGGCGGCGCTGCAACGCGTGCTCAAGGCGATCGCCGCGCCGTATTCGATTCGTGATCGTGAGGTCAGTGTCAGTGCCAGCATCGGTGTGACCCTGTTCCCTCTCGACAACGAAGATGCCGACACCTTGGTGCGCCATGCCGATCAGGCGCTGTACGTGGCCAAGCAGAGTGGCCGCAACCGCTATCATCTGTTCGACGTGTCGCTGGACCGTGAGGTCAAAGCGACCCATCAGACCGTGGCACGGGTACGTCAGGCCCTGATCAAGGGCGAGCTGTGCCTGCATTACCAGCCCAAGGTCAACATGCGCAGTGGCCAGGTGCTTGGTTTCGAAGCCTTGTTGCGTTGGCAGCACCCACTCAAGGGCTTGGTGGCGCCGGCCGATTTCCTGCCACTGGTGGAAAAAACCGACCTGATTGTCGACATCGGCGAGTGGGTGATCGCTCAGGCCATGGCTCAGATGCAGCGCTGGCAGCAGGCCGGGCACGCCTGGCCGGTGAGCGTCAATATCGCCGCCCGCCACGTTCAGCGCAGCGATTTTGTCGAGCGCCTCAAGCGCTTGTTGGCGCGTCATCCGGCGGTAGCGCCGCAGATGCTCGACCTGGAAATCGTCGAGTCAGTGGCGATCGAAAATATCCAGCGCGTCAGCCAATGCCTGGAAGCCTGCCAGCAGCTGGGTGTGCAGTTCTCGCTGGATGATTTCGGCACCGGTTACTCATCACTGAGCTACCTCAAGCGCTTGCCCACCCGCACCATCAAGATCGACAAGTCGTTCGTGCGCGACATTCTTCATGACCATGACGACCTCGCCCTGACCCGCGCGGTGATCGGCCTGGCCCGCGCGTTTGGACGCCAGGTAATTGCTGAGGGCCTGGAGAGCGTAGAGCACGGCCAGTTGCTGATGGGGTTGGGCTGTGATGTTGCCCAGGGCTATGGCATCGCCCGGCCGATGGCAGCTGAGGACGTCGTCGACTGGGTCGCCAGCTACGTGCAGCCGTCGCAATGGCAGGACCTGACAGGGCATTGAAGGCGTTCTTTACGCATTCTTTATGGTGCGCCCAGGGTCTCGGTCTCGCAGCTTTACAGGGGCTCTCTGGACAATAACCGTCAGCGGCGAAGTGCCGTAAGGACGGAGAGTTTCGATGAGCATTCTGGACGGCGTGTCACTGCTGCTGGCAGTGGCGTTGATGATCTACCTGATGATCGCGCTGCTGCGCGCTGACCGGGGATAGGAGCGACCATGCACAGTTACGATTACGCGTTGCTGCTGGCGTTCTTCGCGCTGGTGTTGGTTCCGGCTCCCTGGCTTGGGCGCTTCTATTACAAGGTGATGGAGGGTCAGCGCACTTGGCTGTCGCCACTTCTGGGGCCGGTGGAGCGTGGTTGCTACCACCTGGCCGGGGTCCGCACCGATACCGAGCACAACTGGAAGCAGTACGCCCTGGCCTTGCTCGCCTTCAACCTGGCGGGCTTCGTTCTGGTTTTTGCGGTGCTGCTGTTGCAAGGCTATCTACCGCTCAATCCGCAGCACCTGCCGGGCCAGGAATGGTCGTTGGCGTTCAACACGGCGGTGAGTTTTGTCACTAACACCAACTGGCAGGCCTACAGCGGTGAAGCCTCGGTCAGCTACCTCAGCCAGATGATCGGCCTGACGGTGCAGAACTTTGTCAGTGCCGCCACCGGCCTTGCCGTGCTGGTTGCCCTGTGTCGCGGCATTGCCCGGCGCTCGGCGCAGACCCTGGGCAACTTCTGGGTCGACATGACTCGCGCCACCCTCTACGGCTTGTTGCCCCTGTGCCTGCTGCTGGCGTTGTTGCTGGTTTGGCAGGGCGTGCCGCAAACCTTCGGCCACTATGTCCAGGCCCTGACCCTGCAAGGTGCTGACCAGACGATCCCGCTGGGACCCGCAGCCAGTCAGATCGCGATCAAGCAACTGGGTACCAACGGTGGCGGCTTCTTTGGCGTCAACTCGGCGCATCCGTTCGAGAACCCGACGGCCTGGAGCAACCTGTTTGAAATGGCCTCGATCATTCTGATCCCGGCAGCGCTGGTGTTCACCTTCGGTCACTACGTCAAAGACCTGCGCCAGAGCCGCGCGATCATCGCCTGCATGCTGGCATTGTTCCTGATCGGCGGCGGTACGGCGCTGTGGTCCGAGTACCAGGCCAATCCAAGCTTGCACAACCCGCAGGTTGCCCAGACAGCACCGCTTGAAGGCAAAGAGAACCGCTTTGGCACCACTGCCAGTGTGCTCTGGACCGTGACCACCACCGCCGCCTCCAACGGCTCGGTGAACAACATGCACGACAGCCTCAACCCCATCAGTGGCATGGTCGCCATGGTCAATATGATGGTCGGCGAGGTGATCTTCGGCGGCGTCGGCGCTGGGCTCTACGGCATGTTGCTCAACGTCCTGATCGCGGTGTTCCTGGCCGGCTTGATGATCGGGCGTACGCCGGAATATCTCGGCAAGAAACTCCAAGCCCGTGAGGTGCAACTGTTGGTCGCGACCCTGTTGGTGATGCCCGTCGGCGTGCTGGTGCTCGGTGCCCTGGCGGCGAGCCTGCCAGGCCCGGCGGCGGCAGTGACCAATCCCGGCGCCCATGGCTTCAGCCAGGTGCTCTACGCCTACACCTCAGCCAGTGCCAACAACGGTTCGGCCTTCGCAGGCTTCGGGGCCAACACCACTTTCCACAATTTGATGCTGGGGCTAGGCATGTTGATCGGTCGCTTTGGCTACATCCTGCCGGTACTGGCCTTGGCCGGCAGTCTGGCAATGAAGAAAGCCGCACCCGTGGGCGAGAACAGTTTCCCTACCCATGGCCCGTTGTTCGCCACCTTGCTGGTCGTCACCATTCTCTTGATCGGTGGCCTGACCTTCTTGCCGGCCCTGGCTTTGGGCCCGATTACTGAACACCTGAGCCTGGGTTTCTGAGGAGCTAATCATGAATATGCCGATTCCTGAAGTGAAAGCCGCTCCGGCCCCGGCGGCACGGACCAGCTTCGCTGCATTGTGGCGCCCGGCCTTGGTGCAGGCGTTCGTTAAACTCAATCCGCGCCAGCTCAAGCGCTCACCGGTGATGCTGGTGGTCGAGCTGACGGCGATTTTCACCACCTTGCTGTGCCTGCTGCCTGATGCCGAAGTACCGACCTCGGTGGCGGTGCAGATTGCCCTGTGGCTGTGGTTTACCGTGTTGTTTGCCAACTTTGCCGAAGCCCTGGCCGAAGGCCGCGGCAAAGCCCGTGCTGACAGCCTGAAAGCGGGTAGCCAAGGCTTGAGTGCGCGGCGTCGCACGGCCTCGGGCAGTTTCGAGGAGGTCGCCGCCACCCGCCTGCGCAAAGACGATGTGGTCAAGGTAGTGGCCGGTGAAATGATTCCCGGTGACGGCGAAGTGATCGAAGGTATTGCCGCCGTGAACGAAGCGGCAATCACCGGTGAATCCGCGCCGGTGATTCGTGAATCCGGTGGTGATCGGTCCGCCGTTACCGGCAACACGCGGCTGGTTTCTGACTGGTTGCTGATCCGTATCACCAGCAATCCCGGCGAGTCGACCCTGGACCGTATGATCGCCCTGGTCGAAGGCGCCAAGCGTCAGAAGACGCCCAATGAGATCGCGCTGGATATTCTGCTGATCGGCCTGAGCATGATCTTCCTGGTGGTTGTGGTCACCTTGCAGCCGTTCGCCCATTTTGCCGGTGGCAGCCTGCCGCTGGTGTTTCTGGTGGCGCTGCTGGTTACGCTGATCCCGACCACTATCGGTGGTCTGCTGTCAGCCATCGGTATCGCCGGTATGGATCGCCTGGTGCGTCTGAACGTGATTGCCCGTTCCGGCCGTGCCGTGGAAGCCGCCGGTGACGTGCATGTGCTGATGCTCGACAAGACCGGCACCATCACCTTCGGCAACCGTCGTTGCAGTGCCTTGCATGCCGCGCCCGGTGTGAGTAGCAAGGAGCTGGGGGAGGGTGCCTTGCTCGCCTCGCTGGCAGACGATACCGCCGAGGGAAAATCGATTGTCGAATACCTGCGCCAGTTGCACGACTTCAGCGAACCCACCAGCGATCAGCTCACGCCGGTAGC
Protein-coding sequences here:
- a CDS encoding putative bifunctional diguanylate cyclase/phosphodiesterase; protein product: MDDNYRTAVDAAAIFSETDLSGRITYVNEQFCSISGYRRDELLGANHRILNSGLHDPAFFDGMWRALVAGKVWKGEICNRAKDGSLYWVDSTMVPLIDPASGRVRKYVSIRFDVTEKRQLLHTLQWRVGHDVLTGLPNRAYLSDLLNQALEFSRREDIALAVCMLDLDGFKAVNDGYGHASGDLLLVEVANRLKGILRVGDAVARLSGDEFVLILRHVQQPKELQAALQRVLKAIAAPYSIRDREVSVSASIGVTLFPLDNEDADTLVRHADQALYVAKQSGRNRYHLFDVSLDREVKATHQTVARVRQALIKGELCLHYQPKVNMRSGQVLGFEALLRWQHPLKGLVAPADFLPLVEKTDLIVDIGEWVIAQAMAQMQRWQQAGHAWPVSVNIAARHVQRSDFVERLKRLLARHPAVAPQMLDLEIVESVAIENIQRVSQCLEACQQLGVQFSLDDFGTGYSSLSYLKRLPTRTIKIDKSFVRDILHDHDDLALTRAVIGLARAFGRQVIAEGLESVEHGQLLMGLGCDVAQGYGIARPMAAEDVVDWVASYVQPSQWQDLTGH
- the kdpF gene encoding K(+)-transporting ATPase subunit F, which codes for MSILDGVSLLLAVALMIYLMIALLRADRG
- the kdpA gene encoding potassium-transporting ATPase subunit KdpA translates to MHSYDYALLLAFFALVLVPAPWLGRFYYKVMEGQRTWLSPLLGPVERGCYHLAGVRTDTEHNWKQYALALLAFNLAGFVLVFAVLLLQGYLPLNPQHLPGQEWSLAFNTAVSFVTNTNWQAYSGEASVSYLSQMIGLTVQNFVSAATGLAVLVALCRGIARRSAQTLGNFWVDMTRATLYGLLPLCLLLALLLVWQGVPQTFGHYVQALTLQGADQTIPLGPAASQIAIKQLGTNGGGFFGVNSAHPFENPTAWSNLFEMASIILIPAALVFTFGHYVKDLRQSRAIIACMLALFLIGGGTALWSEYQANPSLHNPQVAQTAPLEGKENRFGTTASVLWTVTTTAASNGSVNNMHDSLNPISGMVAMVNMMVGEVIFGGVGAGLYGMLLNVLIAVFLAGLMIGRTPEYLGKKLQAREVQLLVATLLVMPVGVLVLGALAASLPGPAAAVTNPGAHGFSQVLYAYTSASANNGSAFAGFGANTTFHNLMLGLGMLIGRFGYILPVLALAGSLAMKKAAPVGENSFPTHGPLFATLLVVTILLIGGLTFLPALALGPITEHLSLGF
- the kdpB gene encoding potassium-transporting ATPase subunit KdpB, which codes for MNMPIPEVKAAPAPAARTSFAALWRPALVQAFVKLNPRQLKRSPVMLVVELTAIFTTLLCLLPDAEVPTSVAVQIALWLWFTVLFANFAEALAEGRGKARADSLKAGSQGLSARRRTASGSFEEVAATRLRKDDVVKVVAGEMIPGDGEVIEGIAAVNEAAITGESAPVIRESGGDRSAVTGNTRLVSDWLLIRITSNPGESTLDRMIALVEGAKRQKTPNEIALDILLIGLSMIFLVVVVTLQPFAHFAGGSLPLVFLVALLVTLIPTTIGGLLSAIGIAGMDRLVRLNVIARSGRAVEAAGDVHVLMLDKTGTITFGNRRCSALHAAPGVSSKELGEGALLASLADDTAEGKSIVEYLRQLHDFSEPTSDQLTPVAFSAETRLSGVDFQQRRFRKGAVDSVLAFVGLQRLEMPAALAREVDKIAQSGGTPLLVCVDQRLLGAIHLKDVVKPGIRERFAELRKLGIRTVMVTGDNPLTAAAIAAEAGVDDVLAEATPEKKLARIRQEQNDGRLVAMCGDGANDAPALAQADVGMAMNDGTQAAREAANMVDLDSDPTKLLDVVQVGKELLVTRGALTTFSIANDVAKYFAILPALFAAIYPQLEVLNLMHLSSPQSAIVSAIVFNALIIVALIPLALRGVRVQAASAAHLLRRNLLIYGLGGLIVPFAGIKLIDMLLTALHLV